In Mucilaginibacter sp. KACC 22063, the genomic stretch GTAATTGTTACCACCCATTCCAACACCGATAATGATATTAAAAGAACCCTTAGGTGCAAGGCCATAGTATTTAGAGAACCACTGAGCATCAAACTTATTAAAAACCGGTGAAAACCGTTCAACAACCGATTTATACTTGTCTTGATGGGCATTAAAAAAATGCTCAAAATTCGTATCATTATAAAAGTCTCGTATTAGCGTAGCAAATTTCAGCGCATCTGCCCGCGTACCATACCTTTTATCAGGAATGGAATCATTAAAATTTACGACAGGCTTAAGCGCCGGAGGTGGTTTTAAGTGAACAGCCATTGATACTACAGCATCATACCCAATTCCATTTGCCTCCCGCATTTGCTTCATATACTTAATTAAAGGATGGTCTTTAAACCCATCGAAATATTGATGAATATCATGTACATAAGACTTATTGTATTCATTATTATATTCTTCGAAATCGGCCAATCTTGCTGCGATACAAATCAGCTCAACACGTTTGTCCACTATCGGAGCACCTAAACCGGCAACAGGTGTTTGCATTTGGCTTTTAACAGGATTATAGCTAAAGCAAAACACAAAAAGCAAGAGGTAAAAAAATTTCATACTTATAAAAAGATCATTTCGTTCTAAGACCCTATGAATTAAAAAATGTTACAGCGGGTTTGACAGATTTGCTGGCCATATCAACGGTACCTGCAAACTGATAACGGATCTTAGCGACAAGCGTAGCCGCACATCTTGCGTATTTTAGAATAACACAAAATCAAACGCAACTAAAATAGAATTAAAAGCTTAAATTCAACTTGTATTGATTACGCTTAAAAAATATACAATGGTTTATTTATCAGTTATTTTCACTATCGCCGTTATAATAGAGCATTGCTACATTTTGTGGATGGAAATGTTTGCTTGGGAAACTGCGGGTAAAAGAGTGTTTTCAACATCTTTGCCCCAAGAACTGTTTACGCCAACGAAGCGTTTTGCAGCCAACCAGGGCCTTTACAATGGCTTCCTGGTCGCTGGCTTGGTCTGGTCATTTTTAATTGAAAATCCGGAGTGGGCAATCAATATCCGTTTGTTCTTTTTAGGATGTGTAGCTGTAGCAGGAATTTTCGGTGCGCTTACGGCATCAAAAAAGATTTTTGTGGTACAGGCAATGCCGGCATTGCTGGCCATGTTGTTCGTCTGGTTAGCCAGATAAAACTATAACTTACAAAACCTGATTATGAGTGTTAAAGTAATTAATGTTTTGCAATGCACATCAGATGCAGAGGAAACGTTTGAGCAGGAGCTGAAAAGGTTAGTCGATTTTTCAGTAAACGAGGCAGGTTGCTTATCCTATGAAATTTACCAGCCTAAAGACCACAAGGGAGAATACATTATGATTGAAGAGTGGCAAACGGAGGATGATTTTAATCATCACCAATGTTCGCCGCAATATGTGCATTTCAAACGCATTTCACCTGTTATGCAAAATAAACCTGCCGA encodes the following:
- a CDS encoding antibiotic biosynthesis monooxygenase family protein, coding for MSVKVINVLQCTSDAEETFEQELKRLVDFSVNEAGCLSYEIYQPKDHKGEYIMIEEWQTEDDFNHHQCSPQYVHFKRISPVMQNKPAEMYQLIRLV
- a CDS encoding DUF1304 domain-containing protein gives rise to the protein MVYLSVIFTIAVIIEHCYILWMEMFAWETAGKRVFSTSLPQELFTPTKRFAANQGLYNGFLVAGLVWSFLIENPEWAINIRLFFLGCVAVAGIFGALTASKKIFVVQAMPALLAMLFVWLAR